From a single Aggregatilinea lenta genomic region:
- a CDS encoding ABC transporter permease subunit produces MQGVVFLKTLRDMRGALVAWTVGMFLTGLLFMSFYPAIRDSMGQVEDLLDRMPAPIQALAGEATDFNTVNGYLSSKALSSFFPVLALAITISYGASLIGGEEERGTLDLLLSTPTQRGRIVLEKFAAVVLVTMLALLGAYAGLVLGSIPVDAFEELNLGRLLAGTLDIAPMALFFGALTLAITCLRPGRGGAAGIAGGLAGITYLLDTMAALAGIPKAIQVLSPWYHFNGDVVLVRGVSLGSVALLLGLAAALVVVAMLGFERRDVGV; encoded by the coding sequence ATGCAAGGTGTGGTGTTTCTCAAGACGCTCCGCGACATGCGCGGGGCGCTCGTCGCGTGGACGGTCGGCATGTTCCTGACCGGTCTGTTGTTCATGAGCTTCTACCCGGCCATCCGCGACAGCATGGGGCAGGTGGAAGATCTGCTCGACCGGATGCCCGCGCCGATCCAGGCGCTGGCAGGCGAGGCGACCGACTTCAACACGGTCAACGGCTATCTGTCGTCGAAGGCGCTCAGCAGCTTCTTCCCGGTGCTGGCGCTGGCGATCACCATCAGCTACGGCGCGAGTCTCATCGGCGGCGAGGAAGAGCGCGGCACGCTCGATCTGCTGCTGTCCACGCCGACCCAACGCGGTCGCATCGTGCTGGAAAAGTTCGCGGCGGTGGTTCTGGTCACGATGCTCGCGCTGCTGGGTGCGTATGCAGGCCTGGTGCTGGGCAGCATCCCGGTCGATGCGTTCGAGGAGCTGAACCTGGGGCGGCTGCTGGCGGGCACGCTCGACATCGCGCCGATGGCGCTGTTTTTCGGCGCGCTGACGCTGGCGATCACCTGTCTGCGGCCCGGTCGCGGCGGCGCGGCGGGCATCGCGGGCGGCCTGGCCGGGATCACGTACCTGCTCGACACGATGGCCGCGCTGGCGGGCATCCCGAAGGCGATCCAGGTGCTGTCGCCCTGGTATCACTTCAACGGCGACGTGGTGCTGGTGCGCGGCGTGAGCCTGGGATCGGTCGCGCTGCTGCTGGGGCTGGCCGCCGCGCTGGTCGTCGTCGCCATGCTCGGCTTCGAGCGCCGCGACGTGGGGGTATGA
- a CDS encoding ABC transporter permease subunit, with the protein MFSNVFLKTLYDMRKSLMWWAILMFLFSLYYMALFPSLQESSEDIQSYIDNLPDSMMALFGGEMDMTTVNGFLAAEAFSFFYPIFLLAFGIAYGSGLMGGEEESRTLEVLLATPSPRWRVALEKFLALAVFTTIVLLAIYLGFVAGAVVSGVDEISFGDVLAGTYNMLPLTLFFAALAMCLNGVRGGRGTASGIAAGLAAGTYLLHSMADLAGIPEWLQRLSPWYYYNGARAIVDGFSAGNVALLLVLSVALVGVSLWGFQRRDLGV; encoded by the coding sequence ATGTTCAGTAATGTCTTCCTGAAAACACTCTACGACATGCGCAAGTCGCTCATGTGGTGGGCGATTCTCATGTTCCTGTTTAGCCTGTACTACATGGCGCTGTTCCCCTCGCTACAGGAGAGCAGTGAGGACATCCAGTCGTACATCGATAACCTGCCCGACAGTATGATGGCGCTGTTCGGTGGCGAGATGGACATGACCACGGTCAACGGCTTCCTGGCGGCGGAGGCGTTCAGCTTCTTCTACCCGATCTTCCTGCTGGCGTTCGGCATCGCCTATGGCTCTGGCTTGATGGGCGGGGAAGAGGAAAGCCGCACGCTCGAAGTGCTGCTGGCGACACCCAGCCCGCGCTGGCGCGTCGCGCTCGAAAAGTTTCTGGCGCTGGCGGTCTTCACCACGATCGTGCTGCTGGCGATCTATCTCGGCTTCGTAGCGGGCGCCGTCGTAAGCGGCGTGGATGAGATAAGCTTCGGCGATGTGCTGGCCGGGACGTACAATATGCTGCCGCTGACGCTGTTCTTCGCGGCGCTGGCGATGTGCCTGAACGGCGTCCGGGGCGGGCGCGGCACGGCGTCGGGCATCGCCGCCGGGCTGGCCGCCGGGACGTACCTGCTGCACTCGATGGCCGATCTGGCGGGCATTCCCGAATGGCTCCAGCGCCTGTCGCCGTGGTACTACTACAACGGCGCGCGCGCCATCGTGGACGGTTTCAGCGCCGGGAATGTCGCGCTGCTGCTGGTGCTCAGCGTGGCCCTGGTGGGCGTGAGCTTGTGGGGCTTCCAACGGCGCGATCTCGGCGTGTAA
- a CDS encoding ABC transporter ATP-binding protein yields MIIQTESLTKHYGKSRGIIDIDLGVQQAEVFGFLGPNGAGKSTTIRTLLDFIRPSAGRALIFGLDSHDNMLDIHKRLGYLPGDLALYPKLTGEQNLRYLANLRGGVDWTFVRGLAERLDADLSKQVKNYSSGNRQKIGLLQALMHQPELLILDEPTSGLDPLVQQEFYKMVHEAQANGQTVFLSSHNLHEVERVCDRVGIIREGKLIAVEAVSEIKAKALRRLDITFGEPVSADQFAGLPGVREVTTENSHLRFTVEGSLDALVKRAAEFTVINLLSEQPDLEEIFLTFYAKEGTHVQ; encoded by the coding sequence GTGATCATTCAAACAGAAAGTCTCACCAAGCACTACGGCAAGTCACGCGGAATCATCGACATCGATCTCGGCGTGCAGCAGGCGGAAGTCTTCGGCTTCCTGGGCCCAAACGGCGCGGGCAAATCGACCACGATTCGCACGCTGCTCGATTTTATCCGGCCCAGCGCCGGGCGCGCCCTGATCTTCGGCCTCGACTCGCATGACAACATGCTCGATATCCATAAACGCCTGGGCTACTTGCCGGGCGATCTCGCCCTCTATCCCAAGCTTACGGGCGAGCAAAACCTGCGCTATCTCGCCAATCTACGCGGCGGCGTAGACTGGACGTTCGTGCGCGGCCTGGCCGAGCGCCTGGACGCGGACCTATCGAAGCAGGTCAAGAACTACTCGTCCGGCAACCGCCAGAAGATCGGGCTGCTTCAGGCATTGATGCACCAGCCGGAGCTGCTGATCCTCGACGAGCCGACGAGCGGCCTGGACCCGCTGGTCCAGCAGGAGTTCTACAAGATGGTGCACGAGGCGCAGGCCAACGGGCAGACCGTGTTCCTGTCCTCGCACAATCTGCACGAGGTCGAGCGCGTCTGCGACCGCGTGGGTATCATCCGCGAGGGCAAGCTGATCGCGGTCGAGGCAGTGTCCGAGATCAAGGCGAAGGCGCTGCGCCGCCTGGACATCACCTTCGGCGAGCCGGTGTCGGCGGACCAGTTCGCCGGGCTGCCCGGCGTGCGCGAGGTCACGACCGAAAACAGTCACCTGCGCTTCACGGTCGAAGGCTCGCTGGATGCGCTGGTCAAGCGCGCGGCGGAGTTCACCGTGATCAACCTGCTCAGCGAACAGCCGGACCTGGAAGAAATCTTCCTCACGTTCTATGCGAAGGAGGGCACGCATGTTCAGTAA
- a CDS encoding GbsR/MarR family transcriptional regulator has translation MHERMPESKQAYAEEVGLYFEHLGLTRMAGRILGWLMVCDPPHQTINELADALQASKGSISTMTRALIQMGIVERFGIPGQRRDLFRVRSGGWAAVVEGGVDEYARFRQLAERGLGLLEDEPPEARARLEDMRDVYGFFEREMPGLIEKFKQERQARQ, from the coding sequence ATGCACGAACGGATGCCGGAATCGAAGCAGGCTTACGCAGAAGAAGTGGGCCTGTACTTCGAGCATCTTGGCCTGACGCGTATGGCCGGGCGCATCCTCGGCTGGCTGATGGTGTGCGATCCGCCGCACCAGACGATCAACGAATTGGCGGACGCGCTGCAAGCCAGCAAGGGGTCGATCAGCACCATGACCCGCGCGCTGATCCAGATGGGCATCGTCGAGCGCTTCGGCATTCCCGGCCAGCGCCGCGATTTGTTCCGGGTGCGGTCGGGCGGCTGGGCGGCGGTCGTCGAAGGGGGCGTGGATGAATACGCGCGCTTCCGGCAGTTGGCCGAGCGCGGGCTGGGGCTGCTGGAAGACGAACCGCCCGAAGCGCGGGCGCGCCTCGAAGATATGCGCGACGTGTACGGCTTCTTCGAGCGCGAGATGCCGGGTCTCATCGAGAAATTCAAGCAGGAACGCCAGGCGCGCCAGTAA
- a CDS encoding ornithine cyclodeaminase family protein has product MAYTILTDADLDRTLSYPRAIAQIEQALREHAAGTLSAPPRFYVGMGTGDLVFTVGAGEQAHAAGFRVYTALPGSHDDRDQIVAVFDSQTGKLRGLVIGNQLGAIRTGAIGGTAIKHMARQDARVLGIIGTGRQARTQIEAAAAARPLEQVRVYSRTPATREAFAAEMQQRTGIPVEAVDSPEAAVRGADIVIGATNSRTPVLDAAWIAPGTHVTTIGPKFSAGHEMPLDLAPRCAIVATDSPAQIDAYPEPYFLSAPDRARTIPLSAIVTGQQPGRTSDDDITLFCSVGLAGTEVFVALAALEHSA; this is encoded by the coding sequence ATGGCTTATACGATCCTGACCGACGCCGACCTCGACCGCACGTTGAGCTATCCGCGCGCCATCGCGCAGATCGAGCAGGCGCTGCGCGAGCACGCCGCCGGGACGCTGAGCGCGCCGCCGCGTTTTTACGTGGGCATGGGCACGGGCGATCTGGTGTTTACGGTCGGCGCGGGCGAGCAAGCCCACGCCGCCGGGTTCCGCGTCTACACCGCCCTGCCCGGCAGCCACGACGACCGCGACCAGATCGTGGCCGTGTTTGATTCCCAGACGGGCAAGCTGCGCGGACTGGTGATCGGCAACCAGCTCGGCGCGATCCGCACCGGGGCCATCGGCGGGACCGCGATCAAGCACATGGCGCGGCAGGATGCGCGCGTGCTGGGCATCATCGGCACGGGACGGCAGGCGCGCACGCAGATCGAGGCTGCCGCTGCCGCCCGCCCCCTGGAACAGGTCCGCGTGTACAGCCGTACCCCGGCCACGCGCGAGGCGTTCGCCGCCGAGATGCAGCAGCGAACCGGCATCCCGGTCGAGGCGGTGGACTCGCCCGAAGCCGCTGTGCGCGGCGCGGATATCGTGATCGGCGCGACGAACAGCCGCACCCCCGTGCTCGACGCGGCCTGGATCGCGCCCGGCACGCACGTCACCACCATCGGGCCGAAGTTCTCGGCGGGGCACGAAATGCCGCTCGACCTCGCGCCGCGCTGCGCGATCGTCGCCACCGACTCCCCCGCCCAGATCGATGCCTACCCCGAGCCGTATTTCCTGAGCGCGCCGGACCGCGCCCGCACGATCCCGCTGAGCGCGATCGTCACCGGGCAGCAGCCGGGCCGCACAAGCGACGACGACATCACGCTGTTTTGTTCGGTCGGGCTGGCGGGCACGGAGGTGTTCGTCGCGCTGGCCGCGCTGGAACACAGCGCCTAG